From Burkholderia savannae, a single genomic window includes:
- the rbsK gene encoding ribokinase yields METIAVIGSNMVDLVTYVTRMPADGETLEAPNFELGCGGKGANQAVAASKLGARVVMVSKVGDDLFADNTLRNFERVGIDTEHVRRVPGVSSGVAPIFVSPDSRNRILIVKGANRHLKPADIDAAAAKIEASRLVVLQLEIDIDTVYYAIDFAAARGIPVLLNPAPGAPGLDFARLAKLEFLVPNETELALVSGMPTDSPDAIERAAESLVERGLKNVIVTLGDKGSLLVSRTGVVRVPPVAADARDTTGAGDAYIGCFARHYVATGDAPSAMRLASAYAAHSVTGLGTQKSYADAATFERFLQTIGFDA; encoded by the coding sequence ATGGAGACGATCGCCGTAATCGGCAGCAACATGGTCGACCTCGTGACCTACGTCACGCGGATGCCGGCCGACGGAGAAACGCTCGAAGCGCCGAACTTCGAGCTCGGCTGCGGCGGCAAGGGCGCGAACCAGGCGGTCGCCGCGTCGAAGCTGGGCGCGCGCGTCGTGATGGTGTCGAAGGTCGGCGACGACCTGTTCGCCGACAACACGCTGCGCAACTTCGAGCGCGTCGGCATCGACACCGAGCACGTGCGCCGCGTGCCCGGCGTGTCGAGCGGCGTCGCGCCGATCTTCGTGAGCCCCGATTCACGCAACCGCATCCTGATCGTCAAGGGCGCGAACCGGCATCTGAAGCCGGCCGACATCGACGCGGCCGCCGCGAAGATCGAGGCGAGCCGCCTCGTCGTGCTGCAACTCGAGATCGACATCGATACGGTTTACTACGCGATCGACTTCGCCGCCGCGCGCGGCATCCCGGTGCTGCTCAATCCCGCGCCGGGCGCGCCCGGCCTCGACTTCGCGCGGCTCGCGAAGCTCGAGTTCCTCGTGCCGAACGAAACCGAGCTCGCGCTCGTGTCGGGCATGCCGACCGACTCTCCCGACGCGATCGAGCGCGCGGCGGAATCGCTCGTCGAGCGCGGGCTGAAGAACGTGATCGTCACGCTCGGCGACAAAGGCTCGCTCCTCGTGTCGCGCACGGGCGTCGTGCGCGTGCCGCCCGTTGCCGCCGACGCGCGCGACACGACGGGCGCGGGCGACGCATACATCGGCTGCTTCGCGCGCCACTACGTCGCGACGGGCGACGCGCCCTCCGCGATGCGGCTCGCGTCCGCGTACGCCGCGCATTCGGTGACGGGCCTCGGCACGCAGAAGTCCTACGCGGACGCGGCGACGTTCGAGCGCTTCCTGCAGACGATCGGCTTCGACGCCTGA
- a CDS encoding LLM class flavin-dependent oxidoreductase produces MTPILKQPSRRQLHLNVNILHSGFVPSAWRVDDADPRAFVDVAHYVRVARIAEAAKFDAVFLADNASIVDQIDFRPITALEPTILLATIAGATTRIGLIGTASTSYNEPFNLARRFASLDHASAGRAGWNIVTTADPGSARNFGLDAVPDHAQRYARAAEFVEIVKALWDSWDDDALVADKARGVFVDTAKVRPIAHRGAHFRVRGPLNLPRPPQGHPVLVQAGGSADGRAFAARHAEAVFCASQSFDEALGYARELKAAAAGLGRGDVKVLPGLTTIIGATEADALRRRDALVDLIPLRYGLNRLAGTLGVPVERLAPDAPLPDDLALPDGGNGNHTFFHATLASARRHRYKVRELLREMAGGGGHRVIVGTPEQIADDIAHWFEAGAADGFNLMPDVLPGGLQDFVDGVVPILQRRGLFRTEYEGTTLRDHLGLPRPERECASERA; encoded by the coding sequence ATGACGCCGATCCTCAAACAGCCGTCGCGCCGCCAGCTGCATCTGAACGTCAACATCCTGCATTCGGGCTTCGTGCCGTCCGCATGGCGGGTGGACGACGCCGATCCGCGCGCGTTCGTCGACGTCGCGCACTACGTGCGCGTCGCGCGGATTGCCGAAGCCGCTAAGTTCGACGCGGTGTTTCTCGCGGACAACGCGTCGATCGTCGATCAGATCGACTTCCGTCCGATCACCGCGCTCGAGCCGACGATCCTGCTCGCGACGATCGCCGGCGCGACGACGCGCATCGGCCTCATCGGCACGGCGTCGACGAGCTACAACGAGCCGTTCAATCTCGCGCGCCGCTTCGCGTCGCTCGATCACGCGAGCGCCGGGCGCGCCGGCTGGAACATCGTGACGACGGCCGATCCCGGCTCCGCGCGCAACTTCGGCCTCGACGCGGTGCCCGATCATGCGCAGCGCTATGCGCGCGCGGCCGAGTTCGTCGAAATCGTGAAGGCGCTGTGGGACAGCTGGGACGACGACGCGCTCGTCGCCGACAAGGCGCGCGGCGTTTTCGTTGATACGGCCAAGGTGCGGCCGATCGCGCATCGCGGCGCGCATTTCCGCGTGCGGGGGCCGCTGAATCTGCCGCGTCCGCCGCAAGGGCATCCGGTGCTCGTGCAGGCGGGCGGCTCGGCCGACGGGCGCGCGTTCGCCGCGCGGCACGCGGAGGCGGTGTTCTGCGCATCGCAATCGTTCGACGAGGCGCTCGGCTACGCGCGCGAGCTGAAGGCGGCCGCCGCCGGGCTCGGTCGCGGCGACGTGAAGGTGCTGCCGGGCTTGACGACGATCATCGGCGCGACCGAGGCCGACGCGCTGCGCCGCCGCGACGCGCTCGTCGACCTGATCCCGCTGCGCTACGGGCTGAACCGGCTCGCGGGCACGCTCGGCGTGCCGGTCGAGCGGCTCGCGCCCGATGCGCCGCTGCCGGACGATCTCGCGCTGCCCGACGGCGGCAACGGCAACCACACGTTCTTTCACGCGACGCTCGCGAGCGCGCGGCGGCATCGCTACAAGGTGCGCGAGCTGTTGCGCGAGATGGCGGGCGGCGGGGGGCACCGGGTGATCGTCGGCACGCCCGAGCAGATCGCCGACGACATCGCGCACTGGTTCGAAGCCGGCGCGGCCGACGGCTTTAACCTGATGCCGGACGTGCTGCCGGGCGGCCTGCAGGATTTCGTCGACGGCGTGGTGCCGATCCTGCAGCGGCGCGGCCTCTTTCGCACCGAATACGAAGGAACGACGTTGCGCGACCATCTCGGCCTGCCGCGGCCGGAGCGAGAGTGTGCGTCTGAGCGTGCGTGA
- a CDS encoding L-2-amino-thiazoline-4-carboxylic acid hydrolase, protein MTIIPIHPVAGGAADDEPLGILARRRIEAQIIKPIYEIMKREFGIERAQAVIAEAVRGAALDAGRSFAAKEQGGTSIASFVALQVLWEKDDALDVDVRRADDAHYDYDVRRCAYAQMYREMGLGEIGHLLSCARDSVFIEGYDPRIELTRTRTLMQGGTHCDFRYRMTEPARGETGKAGEAREAGEAREAGEAREAGEAREAGEAREAGETGEIEAAREASGVARNATAAPGDVSGDGREARTPVHESAVRPDPSPAPLAESRTESRPPGDAPPGPSSLSASDRDAAASPLAGAQAKPEASDATR, encoded by the coding sequence ATGACGATCATCCCCATTCATCCGGTCGCAGGCGGCGCGGCGGACGACGAGCCGCTCGGCATCCTCGCGCGGCGGCGCATCGAAGCGCAGATCATCAAGCCGATCTACGAGATCATGAAGCGCGAATTCGGCATCGAGCGCGCGCAGGCGGTGATCGCGGAGGCGGTGCGAGGCGCGGCGCTCGACGCGGGGCGCTCGTTCGCCGCGAAGGAGCAGGGCGGCACGAGCATCGCGTCGTTCGTCGCGCTGCAGGTGCTGTGGGAGAAGGACGACGCGCTCGATGTCGACGTGCGCCGCGCGGACGACGCGCATTACGACTACGACGTGCGCCGCTGCGCCTATGCGCAGATGTATCGCGAGATGGGGCTGGGCGAGATCGGACATCTGCTGAGCTGCGCGCGCGACAGCGTGTTCATCGAGGGCTACGATCCGCGCATCGAGCTGACGCGCACGCGCACGCTGATGCAGGGCGGCACGCATTGCGATTTTCGGTATCGGATGACGGAGCCGGCGCGCGGCGAGACGGGAAAGGCCGGCGAGGCGCGAGAGGCGGGCGAGGCGCGAGAGGCGGGCGAGGCGCGAGAGGCGGGCGAGGCGCGAGAGGCGGGCGAGGCGCGAGAGGCGGGAGAGACAGGCGAAATCGAGGCGGCGCGTGAAGCGAGTGGCGTGGCGCGAAACGCAACGGCGGCGCCGGGCGACGTTTCCGGCGACGGGCGCGAAGCGCGGACGCCTGTGCACGAGTCGGCGGTGCGGCCGGACCCTTCGCCAGCCCCTTTGGCGGAATCCCGGACGGAATCCCGGCCGCCCGGCGACGCGCCACCGGGGCCTTCGTCGCTGTCCGCGTCCGATCGGGACGCCGCCGCGTCGCCGCTCGCCGGCGCGCAAGCGAAGCCGGAGGCGAGCGATGCGACGCGGTGA
- a CDS encoding nucleoside hydrolase: MSLHKIIYDTDPGVDDSMALVFQVLHPDIELLGVTSVFGNATIDTTTRNALYLAGRFAPGVPVARGAAAPLRRPAPEPLGGIHGDDGLGNTGLSQPVDVARAPNLDARPAHRFIIDTVRAHPHEVTLLAVGPLTNLAHVLAEAPEVATLVKQVVIMGGAFGTAGVLGNVSPAAEANIAGDPDAADIVMSASWPLAVVGLDVTQATIMTTDYLAALRDDAGDAGRFVWDVSRHYEAFHRASAGLAGIYVHDSSAVAYVVAPQLYKTRTGPVRVLTSGIAAGETIQKPSTMTVPAPDWDGRPPRDVCVGVDADAMLALYRKTLVG; the protein is encoded by the coding sequence ATGAGCCTGCACAAGATCATCTACGATACGGACCCGGGCGTCGACGATTCGATGGCGCTCGTGTTCCAGGTGCTTCATCCGGACATCGAACTGCTCGGCGTGACGAGCGTGTTCGGCAATGCGACGATCGACACGACGACCCGCAACGCGCTCTATCTCGCGGGCCGCTTCGCGCCCGGCGTGCCCGTCGCGCGCGGCGCGGCCGCGCCGCTGCGGCGGCCCGCGCCCGAGCCGCTCGGCGGCATCCACGGCGACGACGGCCTCGGCAACACGGGCCTCAGTCAGCCCGTGGACGTCGCGCGCGCGCCGAACCTCGACGCGCGGCCCGCGCATCGCTTCATCATCGACACGGTGCGCGCGCATCCGCACGAAGTCACGCTACTCGCGGTCGGCCCGCTGACGAATCTCGCGCACGTGCTTGCCGAGGCCCCCGAGGTCGCGACGCTCGTCAAGCAGGTCGTCATCATGGGCGGCGCATTCGGCACCGCGGGCGTGCTCGGCAACGTGTCGCCCGCCGCCGAGGCGAACATCGCGGGCGATCCGGACGCGGCGGACATCGTGATGTCGGCGTCGTGGCCGCTCGCGGTCGTCGGGCTCGACGTCACGCAGGCCACGATCATGACGACCGACTATCTCGCCGCGCTGCGCGACGACGCGGGCGACGCGGGCCGCTTCGTCTGGGACGTGTCGCGCCATTACGAGGCGTTTCATCGCGCGAGCGCGGGGCTCGCGGGCATCTACGTGCACGATTCGTCGGCGGTTGCGTACGTGGTCGCGCCGCAGCTGTACAAGACGCGCACGGGCCCCGTGCGCGTGCTGACGAGCGGCATCGCGGCCGGCGAGACGATCCAGAAGCCGTCGACGATGACCGTGCCCGCGCCGGACTGGGACGGCCGGCCGCCGCGCGACGTGTGCGTCGGCGTCGACGCGGACGCGATGCTCGCGCTCTATCGGAAGACGCTCGTCGGCTGA
- a CDS encoding HHHH-motif protein: protein MKNLLMSALVAAVALAALVPSAEAHPHRACRFDHHHHRVCHWVR, encoded by the coding sequence ATGAAGAACCTGCTGATGTCGGCGCTCGTCGCCGCCGTTGCCCTCGCCGCGCTCGTGCCGTCGGCCGAAGCGCATCCGCATCGCGCGTGCCGCTTCGATCACCACCACCATCGCGTGTGCCACTGGGTGCGTTGA
- a CDS encoding LysR substrate-binding domain-containing protein, with protein MKNIERLINDPPLRAVRAFEAFARVGSVTAAAAELDITPSAVSHQLQLLESFVQTPLTVREGRTLALTDEGRDYYRSISAAFSVLRSATGFVRDRSSLRQITISLIPLFGIGWFIPRLHAFLADNQDLDVTVLYAHHRNYLSDASDLSIRFGVGDWRGYRCERLLSGAVAPVCSPAFARRHGPFRRPADLAFAPLVHDEDRNAWVNWFQGAGVKHVTHAVGPLFEDGQLTLAATRAGLGAALLRTPLIERELLNGELVKLFDHTLDDGRDYYLCTRADADLPDGAQRLADWLRRSMGARGAT; from the coding sequence ATGAAAAATATCGAACGATTGATCAACGATCCGCCGCTGCGCGCCGTGCGCGCGTTCGAAGCGTTCGCGCGCGTCGGCTCGGTCACGGCCGCCGCGGCCGAACTCGACATCACGCCGTCCGCGGTCAGCCATCAGCTTCAGTTGCTGGAGTCCTTCGTGCAGACGCCGCTCACGGTCCGCGAAGGCCGCACGCTCGCGCTCACCGACGAGGGACGCGACTACTATCGGTCGATCAGCGCGGCGTTCTCGGTGCTGCGCAGCGCGACCGGGTTCGTTCGCGACCGTTCGTCGCTGCGGCAGATCACGATCAGCCTGATTCCGCTGTTCGGGATCGGCTGGTTCATCCCGCGCCTGCACGCGTTCCTCGCGGACAATCAGGACCTCGACGTCACCGTGCTGTACGCGCACCACCGCAACTACCTGAGCGACGCGTCGGATCTGTCGATCCGCTTCGGCGTCGGCGACTGGCGCGGCTACCGCTGCGAGCGGCTGCTGTCGGGCGCGGTCGCGCCCGTGTGCAGCCCCGCGTTCGCGCGCCGCCACGGGCCGTTCCGGCGGCCGGCCGATCTCGCCTTCGCGCCGCTCGTGCACGACGAGGATCGCAATGCGTGGGTCAACTGGTTTCAGGGCGCGGGCGTGAAACACGTCACGCACGCGGTCGGCCCGCTTTTCGAGGACGGCCAACTGACGCTCGCCGCGACGCGCGCGGGGCTCGGCGCGGCGCTCCTGCGCACGCCGCTGATCGAGCGGGAACTGCTGAACGGCGAACTCGTCAAGCTGTTCGACCACACGCTCGACGACGGACGCGACTACTACCTGTGCACCCGCGCGGACGCGGACCTGCCTGACGGCGCGCAGCGGCTCGCCGACTGGCTGCGGCGGTCGATGGGCGCGCGCGGGGCGACGTGA
- a CDS encoding ATP-dependent DNA helicase: MRYVVAVRAMCEFTAREGDLDLRFTPAPSALEGIAGHVTVASRRGAGYEKEIALAGEHRGLTVRGRADGYDPALNRVEEIKTHRGDLDRMPANQRALHWAQARVYGHLLCESRGLAQLTVALVYFDVGTLRETVLTEAHTAATLKACFVEQCERFVEWAAREDAHLTARNAALRALAFPHARFRSGQRELAVAAYRAARDGRALLAQAPTGIGKTLGTLFPLLKACGEAHLDRLFFLTAKTPGRALALDAADTLRATAGGALPLRVLELVARDKACEHPDAACHGESCPLARGFYDRLAAARAAALEHGRLDRAAVRAAALAHDVCPYYLAQELARWSDVVVGDYNYYYDGSALLHALAQQNQWRVGVLVDEAHNLLDRARGMYSAALDQREIAAVRKLAPAPIAKALERLNREWNALNREQAAAYAVHAGVPPRVLSAAQNLVGRFSELAAQSPLVFDDAVLRFCFDAIHFVALAEQFDTHSIFDATRVRASAPRRGAKASILCVRNVIPADFLAPRHDAACATVMFSGTLSPFDFYRDTLGLPGDTGLLDVEGPFRAEQLTVKVASHVSTRWRDRERSLEPIVELIAAQYAARPGNYLGFLSSFEYLQQVVARLRERHPALPVWEQAPGMDEAARDAFLARFEPNGRGIGFAVLGGAFSEGIDLAGDRLIGAFVATLGLPQVNDVNEEMRRAMDARFGCGYDYIYLFPGLRKVVQAAGRVIRTERDEGVVHLIDDRFQRGEVRRLLPRWWRLS, encoded by the coding sequence GTGAGGTACGTCGTCGCGGTGCGCGCGATGTGCGAGTTCACCGCGCGCGAAGGTGATCTCGATCTTCGCTTCACGCCCGCGCCGAGCGCGCTCGAAGGAATCGCCGGGCACGTGACGGTCGCATCGCGGCGCGGCGCCGGCTACGAGAAAGAGATCGCGCTCGCGGGCGAGCATCGCGGCCTCACGGTGCGCGGCCGCGCGGACGGCTACGATCCGGCGCTGAACCGCGTCGAGGAGATCAAGACGCACCGCGGCGATCTCGACAGGATGCCCGCGAACCAGCGCGCGCTGCATTGGGCGCAGGCGCGCGTGTACGGGCATTTGCTGTGCGAATCGCGCGGGCTCGCGCAGCTGACGGTCGCGCTCGTCTACTTCGACGTCGGCACGCTGCGCGAGACGGTGCTGACCGAAGCGCACACGGCCGCGACGCTGAAGGCGTGCTTCGTCGAGCAGTGCGAGCGCTTCGTCGAGTGGGCGGCGCGCGAGGACGCGCATCTCACGGCGCGCAATGCGGCGCTGCGCGCGCTCGCGTTTCCGCACGCGCGGTTTCGCAGCGGGCAGCGCGAGCTCGCGGTCGCCGCGTATCGCGCCGCGCGCGACGGCCGCGCGCTGCTCGCGCAGGCGCCGACCGGCATCGGCAAGACGCTCGGCACGCTGTTTCCGCTGCTCAAGGCATGCGGGGAGGCGCACCTGGACCGGCTCTTCTTCCTGACCGCGAAGACGCCCGGCCGCGCGCTCGCGCTCGACGCGGCCGACACGCTGCGCGCGACGGCGGGCGGCGCGCTGCCGCTGCGCGTGCTCGAGCTCGTCGCGCGCGACAAGGCGTGCGAGCATCCGGACGCCGCGTGCCACGGCGAATCGTGTCCGCTCGCGCGCGGCTTCTACGATCGGCTCGCGGCCGCGCGCGCCGCCGCGCTCGAACACGGCCGGCTCGATCGGGCGGCCGTGCGCGCGGCCGCGCTCGCGCACGACGTCTGCCCGTACTATCTCGCGCAGGAGCTCGCGCGGTGGAGCGACGTCGTCGTCGGCGACTACAACTACTACTACGACGGCAGCGCGCTGCTGCACGCGCTCGCGCAGCAGAACCAGTGGCGCGTCGGCGTGCTCGTCGACGAGGCGCACAACCTGCTCGACCGCGCGCGCGGCATGTACAGCGCGGCGCTCGACCAGCGCGAGATCGCCGCAGTCCGCAAGCTCGCGCCCGCGCCGATCGCGAAGGCGCTCGAGCGCCTGAACCGCGAATGGAACGCGCTCAATCGCGAACAGGCGGCCGCGTATGCGGTGCACGCAGGCGTGCCGCCGCGCGTGCTGTCGGCCGCGCAGAATCTTGTCGGCCGGTTTTCCGAGCTCGCCGCGCAATCTCCGCTCGTGTTCGACGACGCGGTGCTGCGCTTTTGCTTCGACGCGATTCACTTCGTCGCGCTCGCCGAGCAGTTCGACACGCATTCGATCTTCGACGCGACGCGCGTGCGCGCGAGCGCGCCGCGTCGCGGCGCAAAGGCATCGATCCTGTGCGTGCGCAACGTGATCCCGGCCGATTTCCTCGCGCCGCGCCACGACGCCGCGTGCGCGACCGTGATGTTCTCGGGCACGCTGAGCCCGTTCGATTTTTATCGCGACACGCTCGGGCTGCCGGGCGACACGGGCTTGCTCGATGTCGAGGGGCCGTTTCGCGCCGAGCAGTTGACGGTGAAGGTCGCGTCGCACGTGTCGACGCGCTGGCGCGACCGCGAGCGCTCGCTCGAGCCGATCGTCGAGCTGATCGCCGCGCAGTACGCGGCGCGCCCGGGCAACTATCTCGGGTTCCTGAGCAGCTTCGAGTATCTGCAGCAGGTCGTCGCGCGGCTGCGCGAGCGCCATCCGGCGCTGCCCGTCTGGGAGCAGGCGCCCGGCATGGACGAGGCCGCACGCGACGCGTTCCTCGCGCGCTTCGAGCCGAACGGGCGGGGCATCGGCTTCGCGGTGCTGGGCGGCGCGTTTTCGGAGGGAATCGATCTCGCGGGCGACCGGCTGATCGGCGCGTTCGTCGCGACACTCGGCCTGCCGCAGGTCAACGACGTCAATGAGGAGATGCGTCGCGCGATGGACGCGCGCTTCGGCTGCGGCTACGACTACATCTATCTGTTTCCGGGGCTACGCAAGGTCGTGCAGGCGGCGGGGCGGGTGATCCGCACCGAGCGCGACGAGGGCGTCGTGCATCTGATCGACGACCGGTTCCAGCGCGGCGAGGTGCGCCGGCTGCTGCCGCGGTGGTGGCGGTTGAGCTGA
- a CDS encoding branched-chain amino acid ABC transporter substrate-binding protein, with protein sequence MKFPVMLSLGAALSAAAMLSASAAQAAAPAQANPPAQPAQSVPQTVLIGLAAPLTGPSARIGKDLQNGAQLALDDANSRHPTVGGRPVVYKLVAVDDQSDPRTAVTVGQQLVERRVIGVVGHWNTGCSVPASRIYRDAGIAQIAPASTGRQYTRQGYPTAFRIVGHDDASGAYAGAYVVKTLRAKRIAVIDDRTAFGAGLADQFAKGVEASGGAIVDRQYVNDKTTDFSAVLTAVKAKRADVVFFGGLDAQAAPLARRMRQLKLSATLVGAGGFVTQTFLSLAGPDGDGVTALEPGLPLARMPGGAAFDARYRARYHAPIELHAPFAYDAAATLIAAAERANSTDAARLPAVLHVLRRQGVTGAIAFDAEGNLRDPAFTIYRAGGGKWTAVDVLGGAGAAAGSAGMASKTASLPNASVVSATSTASAVSASSTASTVSTVSTASTASTASK encoded by the coding sequence ATGAAATTCCCTGTCATGTTGTCGCTCGGCGCCGCGCTGTCGGCCGCCGCCATGCTCTCCGCGTCCGCCGCGCAAGCGGCGGCGCCTGCCCAGGCCAACCCACCCGCGCAGCCCGCCCAATCCGTGCCGCAAACCGTGCTGATCGGGCTCGCCGCGCCGCTGACGGGCCCCTCCGCGCGAATCGGCAAGGATCTGCAGAACGGCGCGCAGCTCGCGCTCGACGACGCGAACAGCCGCCATCCGACGGTGGGCGGCAGGCCGGTCGTCTACAAGCTCGTCGCGGTCGACGACCAGTCCGACCCGCGCACCGCCGTGACGGTCGGGCAGCAGCTCGTCGAGCGGCGCGTGATCGGCGTCGTCGGGCACTGGAACACGGGCTGCAGCGTGCCGGCGTCGCGAATCTATCGAGACGCCGGCATCGCGCAGATCGCGCCCGCGTCGACCGGCCGCCAGTACACGCGGCAGGGCTATCCGACCGCGTTCCGGATCGTGGGCCACGACGACGCGAGCGGCGCATACGCGGGCGCGTACGTCGTGAAGACGTTGCGCGCGAAGCGGATCGCGGTGATCGACGATCGCACCGCGTTCGGCGCGGGGCTCGCGGATCAGTTCGCGAAGGGCGTCGAGGCGAGCGGCGGCGCGATTGTCGATCGCCAGTACGTGAACGACAAGACGACCGATTTCAGCGCGGTGCTGACGGCCGTCAAGGCCAAGCGCGCGGACGTCGTGTTCTTCGGCGGCCTGGACGCGCAGGCTGCGCCGCTCGCGCGGCGGATGCGCCAGTTGAAGCTGAGCGCGACGCTCGTCGGCGCGGGCGGCTTCGTCACGCAGACGTTCCTGTCGCTCGCGGGGCCGGACGGCGACGGCGTGACCGCGCTCGAGCCGGGACTGCCGCTTGCGCGGATGCCGGGCGGCGCGGCGTTCGACGCCCGCTATCGCGCGCGCTATCACGCGCCGATCGAGCTGCACGCGCCGTTCGCGTACGACGCGGCCGCGACGCTGATCGCCGCTGCGGAGCGCGCGAACTCGACGGACGCGGCGCGTCTGCCGGCGGTGCTGCACGTGCTGCGGCGGCAAGGCGTGACGGGCGCGATCGCATTCGACGCCGAAGGCAATCTGCGGGACCCGGCGTTCACGATCTACCGCGCGGGCGGCGGCAAATGGACCGCGGTCGACGTGCTCGGCGGCGCCGGCGCCGCGGCCGGCTCGGCCGGCATGGCGTCGAAGACGGCGAGCCTGCCGAATGCGTCGGTTGTATCGGCGACATCGACTGCATCTGCCGTATCTGCCTCATCGACAGCATCGACCGTATCGACCGTATCGACCGCATCGACAGCATCGACAGCATCGAAATAA
- a CDS encoding VRR-NUC domain-containing protein, with protein MPPDSSSPPAFYYLSNFERALAWLVERYDDVLDADERAFVAAFGALPRASRALLVRMLMRKGPVFRASKLVYDEIGCPCAAAAPLAELGWIDPEPLLALDELFALATKPELRGAFPGASAGGAIRKADWLDALRASHEGARPWAQWLPSIDDRVLRVTVGALCDRLRLMFFGNLHQDWSEFVLADLGLLQYETVAFEPSSRAFQRRDDVDAYLQLHACREQLDLWPGDAPLAPLVAVAAGIDCGNAWLAMRRAKLTFAIGQACERRADWDGALAAYASSAWPGSRQRRVRVLERCGRFDAALALADDAMRTPENDAQAQQIARMLPRLRRRVGLPAARATIAPAIPRDCIELAPPGAPYPVEYVARDHLSRADAPVFYVENALINSLFGLLCWEPVFAAVPGAFFHPFQRGPADLHAPDFRARRAAQFDACLAQLDGAQYRDTIRRHYAQKMGVQSPFVFWGALDDALLEHALACLPAEHLRLWFERLLDDVRGNRSGLPDLVRFWPGERRYELIEVKGPGDRLQDNQIRWLDYCVRHRMPVRVLDVRWADAAPARKGEEALT; from the coding sequence GTGCCGCCCGATTCGTCGTCTCCTCCCGCGTTCTATTACCTGTCGAACTTCGAGCGCGCGCTCGCGTGGCTCGTCGAGCGCTACGACGACGTGCTCGACGCCGACGAGCGCGCGTTCGTCGCCGCGTTCGGCGCGCTGCCGCGGGCGTCGCGCGCGCTGCTCGTGCGCATGCTGATGCGCAAGGGGCCGGTCTTTCGCGCGAGCAAGCTCGTTTATGACGAGATCGGCTGTCCGTGCGCGGCCGCGGCGCCGCTCGCGGAGCTCGGCTGGATCGATCCGGAGCCGCTGCTCGCGCTCGACGAACTGTTCGCGCTCGCGACGAAGCCCGAGCTGCGCGGCGCATTCCCCGGCGCATCGGCGGGCGGCGCGATCCGCAAGGCCGACTGGCTCGACGCGCTGCGCGCGAGCCACGAAGGCGCGCGCCCGTGGGCGCAATGGCTGCCGTCGATCGACGATCGCGTGCTGCGCGTGACGGTCGGCGCGCTCTGCGACCGGCTGCGGCTCATGTTCTTCGGCAACCTGCATCAGGACTGGTCGGAGTTCGTGCTTGCCGATCTCGGGCTGCTTCAGTACGAGACGGTCGCGTTCGAGCCGTCGTCGCGCGCGTTTCAGCGGCGCGACGATGTCGACGCGTATCTGCAACTGCACGCGTGCCGCGAGCAGCTCGATCTGTGGCCCGGCGACGCGCCGCTCGCACCCCTCGTCGCGGTTGCGGCCGGGATCGACTGCGGGAACGCATGGCTCGCGATGCGGCGCGCGAAGCTGACGTTCGCGATCGGCCAGGCTTGCGAGCGCCGCGCGGATTGGGACGGCGCGCTCGCCGCCTATGCCTCGAGCGCATGGCCCGGCAGCCGGCAGCGTCGCGTGCGCGTGCTCGAACGCTGCGGGCGTTTCGACGCGGCGCTCGCGCTCGCCGACGACGCAATGCGCACGCCCGAAAACGACGCGCAGGCGCAGCAGATCGCGCGGATGCTGCCGCGGCTGCGGCGGCGCGTCGGCCTGCCGGCCGCGCGCGCGACGATCGCGCCGGCGATTCCGCGCGACTGCATCGAACTCGCGCCTCCGGGCGCGCCGTATCCGGTCGAATATGTCGCGCGCGATCATCTGAGCCGCGCGGACGCACCCGTCTTCTACGTCGAGAACGCGCTGATCAACTCGCTGTTCGGGCTCCTGTGCTGGGAGCCCGTGTTCGCCGCGGTGCCGGGCGCGTTCTTCCATCCGTTTCAGCGCGGGCCGGCCGATCTGCATGCGCCCGACTTCCGCGCGCGCCGCGCCGCGCAGTTCGACGCATGCCTCGCGCAACTCGACGGCGCGCAATACCGCGACACGATCCGCCGGCACTACGCGCAGAAGATGGGCGTGCAGTCGCCGTTCGTGTTCTGGGGCGCGCTCGACGACGCGCTGCTCGAGCACGCGCTCGCATGCCTGCCCGCCGAGCACCTGCGGCTGTGGTTCGAGCGGCTGCTCGACGACGTGCGCGGCAATCGCTCGGGGCTGCCCGATCTCGTGCGCTTCTGGCCCGGCGAGCGGCGCTACGAGCTGATCGAAGTGAAAGGGCCGGGCGACCGGCTGCAGGACAACCAGATTCGCTGGCTCGACTACTGCGTGCGGCACCGGATGCCGGTGCGCGTGCTCGACGTGCGCTGGGCGGACGCCGCGCCGGCGCGGAAAGGCGAGGAGGCGCTCACGTGA